Below is a window of Desulfobacteraceae bacterium DNA.
TGCTTTTCGTGGGGGATTTCGACGGCGTCCTGCTGCACCCGGATCTGCGGGGGATCACGATGCTCGAGGCGCGCCCGGGGCATGTCCTGGTAAAGGCCATGGCCGGCGAGAAATGGGACGACCTGGTGGCCCTGGCGGTGGCCAGCGGCTGGGGCGGCCTGGAAAACCTCTCCCACATTCCGGGCAGCGTGGGGGCCAGCGCGGTTCAGAATATCGGCGCCTACGGGGTTGAAGTCCGGGGAGTCATCCAGCGGATCGAGGCGATTGCGCTTTCCGAGCGCCGCAAAGTGACGATCCGCCCCGAGGCGTGCGGTTTCGCATACCGCTACAGCCATTTCAAGGGGCCCTGGCGGGGCCGCTTTCTCATCACCGCCGTGGTTTTTCGGCTGTCTCGCCAGCCGGCCCTGGTCACCCACTACCCCGGCGTTCTGCAGGCCGTGGAACGCATCGGGGACCTGAACCTCGGGAACCTGCGCCGGGCGATCGCCGCCATCCGGCAGGCCAAGCTGCCCGATCCCGTCAGGCTGGGAAATGCCGGCAGCTTCTTCAAAAACCCGGTGGTCAGCCGGTTGCAGCTGGACAGGCTGCGGTCCGATTTCCCCGACCTGCCGTGCTACCCCCAGGGCGCAAAGGGTTTCAAGCTAGCCGCCGCCTGGCTGATCGAAAAATGCGGCTGGAAGGGTCGGGCCGTGGGCAATGCCGCGGTCCACGAGCACCAGGCCCTGGTCCTGGTCAACCGCGGGGGCGCCACTGGCCGCGAAATCCTCGACCTGTCCAAAGCGGTGCGCCGGTCGGTGCGCGACACGTTCGGCGTCGAGCTGGAGCGCGAGGTGCTGGTGGTCGGATCGCAGGCGGATTGAAAGAAAACCGGCTGAAGAGGGCGGCGGCAGGATCTGCGATGGGCTGCGCTCGACCGCCGGCCGACCCCGAAGCCATAACCTTTTTCGGAGAAAATAATGGATTCTTACGATGTCGTAATTGTCGGCGCCGGAACCGCCGGTCAAACAGCCGCCTACGAACTCAGCGCCGAGGGGCTCTCGGTGGCCGTGGTTGAAAAAAGCGATCGTCCGGGCGGGATTTGCGCCCTGGCCGGCTGCCAGGCGAAAAAATGGTTCTACGAGGTCACCGAAACCATGGCCAGGTCCCGGCACCTGATGGGAAAGGGAATCGTGGCGGCCCCCGAAGCCGACTGGTCTGCCATACTGGAGCAGAAAAACCGGTTTACCGCGAAGGTCCCCGAAGGGACCGTCAAGGGTTTCGGCAAGGCCGGAATCGACTTTTTGAAGGGCGTCGCAAAATTCATAGACGACCGCACCCTGGTGGTCGACAGTCACGAGATCCGGCCGCGCTTCTGCGTTCTGGCCACTGGTGCGGCCCCCATGCGGCTGCCCATCCAGGGGGCGGAGCACATCGTGACCAGCGACGATTTTCTCGACTTGAAGACCCTGCCCGGCCGCATCCTTTTTGTGGGTGGCGGGTTTATTTCCTTTGAGTTCGCGCATTTTGCCGCCCGCCTGGGCCCGCCGGAGCGCCAAATCGTCATTCTGGAGGCCGCCGAGCGGCCGCTGGGGCCGTTTGACGCCGAGATGGTCGATCTGCTGGTGGAAGCCTCGGCGGTGGAGGGCATCGGGCTGCTGACCGGGGTCAAGATCCAGTCGGTCAGCCCAAAGGGCGCGGGTTTCGTCGTCGCCACGGCCGCCGACGGCGCCTTCGAGGTCGACCTGGTGGTCAACGGCGCGGGGCGCGCCCCGCAGTTGGACGGTCTCGCTCTGGAGGCCGCCGGCATCTCTTACTCCCGCCAGGGGATCGCCGTCGACGCCGGCATGCAGACCGCCAACCCGAAGGTCTTCGCCGTGGGCGACTGCGCCGCCACCATCCAGCTGGCGCGGGTGGCCGACTACGAGGCGCATGTGGCCGCCCGCAACATCCTGGCCGCGCTGGGGCGCGGCGCGGCGGCCACCATCGACTACGGGGCCGTTCCGGCGCTGCTCTTCACTTACCCCCAGTGCGGCATGCTGGGGCAAACCGAAGCGGCCCTGAAAGAGGCGGGAACCCCTTACCGCAAAAGCTTCGGCAAGCATCTGGGCTGGCCCACCTACACCCGCATCGGCATGGGGCACGCGGCCTACAAG
It encodes the following:
- the murB gene encoding UDP-N-acetylmuramate dehydrogenase, translating into MEIRKNHPLAALTTFGVPAAAETYARFVSEAEILDFLDQQPLVKRPRLVLGGGSNLLFVGDFDGVLLHPDLRGITMLEARPGHVLVKAMAGEKWDDLVALAVASGWGGLENLSHIPGSVGASAVQNIGAYGVEVRGVIQRIEAIALSERRKVTIRPEACGFAYRYSHFKGPWRGRFLITAVVFRLSRQPALVTHYPGVLQAVERIGDLNLGNLRRAIAAIRQAKLPDPVRLGNAGSFFKNPVVSRLQLDRLRSDFPDLPCYPQGAKGFKLAAAWLIEKCGWKGRAVGNAAVHEHQALVLVNRGGATGREILDLSKAVRRSVRDTFGVELEREVLVVGSQAD
- a CDS encoding NAD(P)/FAD-dependent oxidoreductase, whose protein sequence is MDSYDVVIVGAGTAGQTAAYELSAEGLSVAVVEKSDRPGGICALAGCQAKKWFYEVTETMARSRHLMGKGIVAAPEADWSAILEQKNRFTAKVPEGTVKGFGKAGIDFLKGVAKFIDDRTLVVDSHEIRPRFCVLATGAAPMRLPIQGAEHIVTSDDFLDLKTLPGRILFVGGGFISFEFAHFAARLGPPERQIVILEAAERPLGPFDAEMVDLLVEASAVEGIGLLTGVKIQSVSPKGAGFVVATAADGAFEVDLVVNGAGRAPQLDGLALEAAGISYSRQGIAVDAGMQTANPKVFAVGDCAATIQLARVADYEAHVAARNILAALGRGAAATIDYGAVPALLFTYPQCGMLGQTEAALKEAGTPYRKSFGKHLGWPTYTRIGMGHAAYKILVGQDKKILGAHILSDNAAGLLNTLGFAMRHGIAADALYWQNIMSPYPSRESDLIYMLKPFLD